The Elaeis guineensis isolate ETL-2024a chromosome 14, EG11, whole genome shotgun sequence genomic sequence TGAAACTAAAATTTCATAGAAAGATGCTTGTTAGGGGAGGCATGCATCATTTTAGATGGCTACAAAAAAGCATACTGCAAAAGAGTTATTTGGTTTAACTGAACTTTCAAAAGAGGTATATGTGTATCAGAATATTTACCGTGAAGAAACTAATGGCATGAAAGTAAAAGGCAAAGAGCCAATTTTAACCTGGGAAGATACATTAGGATGCTCTTTGACTGCATTTCGACGAACATCCAAAGATTGTTTATAATAAGCTTTTGCAGACTTTAGGTCTCCATCATAATACCGAAGATCTCCAATTTTATTCAATGAAACTGATAGTGTGTGTATCAACTGTAGAAGAATATGGTTAAATTAGTTGGCCAGGTCCAAAAATCAATCCAACAATTTCTATATGATATTTTCAAATATCGGAATTTTAAGGTCAAAAACCACAACGCCAACCTCCAGATCTTCTGCAGGCAACTTTGAAAGGAATTCAACACTCTCTTCATAACAAGTAACTGCTGAACCAGTATCACCCATTGCTCGACTGCATTGCCCACACATAAGCACATAAATGTAACACGCACTTAATTATTGTAGGAGCATGATAACATGTAGCAATTCAGAATCATTCAAGCATATGAGAATCAATGAAATTATGATACTTGATCTATAGGATTTCTCTGGAAGCATGAGAGGGACATATTGCTGAATTCAACCTAACTTGAACATAATGGTTATAATAAAGATGAGCTAACACTAAAATTTCAAAGaggtaagaaatttttttttttttttaaaaaaaaggcaaCCTAGGCACCCATCTCAATGACCTACATCATGTTAAGTATTGAggatgaaaatgatttatgaaTTAGTATTGAATGCTGCCAAGTTAGTACTTACGTTGACCTACTAcctcttattttatatttatctttcaGTTTTTAGGTACAACGTTTGCTTATATCtcccttttttttgaatttactaTTCTTGGGGGTGCCTTGACCTCTTGCCACCTGCCTAGCGCCACCCCTCTGCCCCCTACATTCTTCCAAAACATTGTGCACAGAGGCAAGCATATTGCTGATTTCAAGATGCTGCTAAGGTTCCAGCTAGAATTCAATTTGCCTAAAGCTAAGGGCTATGATTTAGAATGAAGGGATCAAGATACTACCAGAATATGGACAATCGTATGTAAGTCATACATAGATTAATATTAAAATTGAGTTACCGGTGTACAGAGGTTTATTCAATAATGCAATTTAAGATATTCTTGCATCACAAACCCTCATTAGCAAAGTGGTCTTAATATGTAAAAGCCTATATGCAAATGCAGACTTGACAAATTTCACAAACAGAAATTGAGAACACAAGGATGGAAAAGAGACACACCAGCAGTCCCCCAGCATTCCTAGGACAGCCCCAAGTTGTGAACATAACTCTGATGTGTTGTCTGATGTCTGTAATTGTTCCCGGATATCTGCTGCACAAAGACTAAGCCTTGATTTTGCACTTTCCATATTCTGCGCACGGAGAGCCTACAGATAAAAGGAAAGCCTGACTATGAGACAGTCAACCAAAGTTGTGTGCATGGTAGGATATTACTAAACTGACCTAGATGGAgaccatttattttaatttcctaGAATATCCAGTAGAAATGTGAGTAGCCAAATAGCACAATTTTTTTACTCACCCTCATAGCTTGTTGCAGTAGAAAAGCCCCCCTCTCCATAGAAACATCCCCATATATCACATTTTTCTGTCCATCTACTTCTTGCCCATCTGCATTCACTCTCTTGATTCTAGCATGGCCATTAATGAAGCGATCAACAGTGACCTGAAGATCGGTGTCAGCCTCAATCTTCTCTATGTCAGCACCACACAATGGACAATCCTTAAAGCGAGAGATGCATGCTCTGTTGAAAACAAGTGACAGGTAAGAACATCACAACATtgtttttctatgagaaaagttCATGTCATCTGCTGCATGCTTTACCCACTTGCAGAATTTATGGGCGCAGGGCAAGCACTTGCTACTTTGATAAAGCAATGCCTGGCAAATCATGCAGCTTAGAGGACCCAGCTTAAATGTATGAGAATCATATCCAAAGGGACATTTTGGAGATACTACAGCAGAATCATTGGTTTTTGTATCTGCTTTATCATCACATTCTGCTTGATGTTTATTGTGATCCCCCTCATATTTCACAGGACAGCCACCATCAATAGAAGCAGAACCATGGCTCTTTCTATCTACATTATCATCACATTTTGCCTGTTGTTGACTGTGATTCTCCTCATGTTTCATAGGGCAGCCACCATCAGCAGAAGCTGCTTTAGCAAATGGGCAAATAGAACTCATATTGCTCAAGCTTTCACTGCATCGATAAATATACAAATAAAGCATTACTACAAAATCTGATGGGGAATGTAATATGTAAAATTTTCATTATGAAGGCTTGAAAACAGGCTAATTCAAAAAAGTCACACATCACCAGTTGATTGATCTAAACTCTATTTTCATTTTCTCCATACCCGATAAGCATGCCAGTTCATTCAATAACGATAAGCATCATTCTGTACAAGAAAGGTAACTCTTTCTTAATACATTCACACCTATTTAAGCTGAAGTGTCATTGTTAAGTACTAATCGACACATTAATTAAACATCAGTGTAGCTCACATGGTCCATTCAAATAGTCacggtaaaaaataaaaaataaatggacCCCTTGTACACTGGAAATATTACAACTAAGATATTATGGGGTACTGAAAAGGAAAACCTAAGATAATTCTTGATTGAATGGTGATCATGTAGATAGTTTttcctcttttttattattttctttttcaattttataaaCCAAATGACATTTCTCATGACTTGGATAGCTGAGAATCATTCTCCTAAAAGTTCCCATCAAAACTGTCGATCTAACTATCCATAATTTTGGGTGGAAGTTTAAAGTATTACCCATGAATTAACTTAGAATGAAATATAATTCAAAAAATCGAACCTTTTTGGTTAAAACAAAATACCGAACAGACTCAACACACCTTCGCATTGTCTGCCCTGAGAAGGGAAAACAATTCATGTTTAGTCATCTATAGAGATAATAGGAGCTCAAGAATCACCCTGACCGCCCTCAAACCCCATCTCGTCTCATAAAGATCAGCCCTAATCCCGTCCAGATATCCCCCAAACCCGATCAAGAAACCCTTACCCTAGGCATCCGTCCTGAATTCCTTCCCCTGCCCGATTTTCACCAATTCAAACCCTAATCCCGGCGGAATCAGAGCAAATGACATGACCCACTACACGAACTCGTACCGAATCAAAAGAAGAGCGACGTAAATTGAACAAGgaggagaaagaaggaaaagagaaaggCGTACGAGGGCCGATCGTGGAAGTAGCAGCAGTCCGCAGTCGCTGGGGAAGAGATCGAGAGGACAAAAGAGGATCCGATCGGGATTGGAGCGGGTTCGTAGGAGCCACAAGTTCTTGATGATGTTTTGTTGATTTATTGGTAGTTTTTTTTAACTTCGGAGGAAAAATAGAAATTTATGACGGTGTAGTGTGAAAGATGCGGTAAGCTGTGGTGGATACTTCGTAGAGGTGGCAGTAGAGAAATTATGGATGAGAACCACTCTACCACGTGTATATTGCATCATCCAGTAAAAAATTACCATatcaacccaaaaaaaaatttttttctcatttaaaCGAACAAAAGTTATCAGCCAGTAGTCACGAacggaagagaaaaatagaaggcAAAAGAAGAGggtggaaaaaaaatatatattttttgattgaaaatatatataaaaaaataaaaaaatataaatttttttaaattttgaatttgatgaaaaaataattaaaatttaatatattttttataatttttattttattttttaataataaaaaatataattaatattatattttaatcttaaaatttatttcaaatctctGGCCATCcgattgaaatttttgtggatgaaaaaaattaataaaaattaaaaaaattaaaagattaaattttttcttgattattttcTTAGATTTATTAGATTCCGTTCAAAAatataatagtaaaaaaaattataatattttttttttcaatcttttttgCTTTTAATCAAGAAGGGAAGAAGTTATTTTTTTAACTctcaatcaaatatatatatatatatatatatatatatattttatctttattaatatttttttttctttttcaaattccCAACCAAGGTATTAAAGTAAATATCTTTCTGCCAAAACCTTCAAATCAAGCTTggacaataatattttttttaataataaatgatATGATAATTTTGTATTGGATAATTCAAGGTATATTTGATAGGATGATTCTAACCAATAATTATTTATAGTGATATTAGATGAGTCGTTCATGTTAacagtaaataaatttttttattgagagAGGCTAATTTTAACTGCCCAATGCTATATGCAACCCATTCCCTATGCGAAACTccgtattttttttaattttggtgTACGACAGccatgagcaaaaaaaaaaaaaaaaaatcatgacatTAATATCTTAAGTACCGTATAAAGGAATAGAAATCTATCATCTAAACATTGCTTAGGCTGATCTGCTTGGCTTTTGTAAAAAAAGAAAGTAATATTAGTCCAGTGCCAAATATCTTGATCAAAAGGTTAAACCTTTATCTTCATTTTAAGTATCGA encodes the following:
- the LOC105057260 gene encoding protein NCA1 isoform X4, with product MSSICPFAKAASADGGCPMKHEENHSQQQAKCDDNVDRKSHGSASIDGGCPVKYEGDHNKHQAECDDKADTKTNDSAVVSPKCPFGYDSHTFKLGPLSCMICQALLYQSSKCLPCAHKFCKACISRFKDCPLCGADIEKIEADTDLQVTVDRFINGHARIKRVNADGQEVDGQKNVIYGDVSMERGAFLLQQAMRALRAQNMESAKSRLSLCAADIREQLQTSDNTSELCSQLGAVLGMLGDCCRAMGDTGSAVTCYEESVEFLSKLPAEDLELIHTLSVSLNKIGDLRYYDGDLKSAKAYYKQSLDVRRNAVKEHPNVSSQVVDLAVSLAKVADVDRSLGSEDVAVDGFQEAIECLESLKLDSNEAGLEQRRCSVLDFLHGQLADKHTPVSDSSV
- the LOC105057260 gene encoding protein NCA1 isoform X3, which codes for MRSESLSNMSSICPFAKAASADGGCPMKHEENHSQQQAKCDDNVDRKSHGSASIDGGCPVKYEGDHNKHQAECDDKADTKTNDSAVVSPKCPFGYDSHTFKLGPLSCMICQALLYQSSKCLPCAHKFCKACISRFKDCPLCGADIEKIEADTDLQVTVDRFINGHARIKRVNADGQEVDGQKNVIYGDVSMERGAFLLQQAMRALRAQNMESAKSRLSLCAADIREQLQTSDNTSELCSQLGAVLGMLGDCCRAMGDTGSAVTCYEESVEFLSKLPAEDLELIHTLSVSLNKIGDLRYYDGDLKSAKAYYKQSLDVRRNAVKEHPNVSSQVVDLAVSLAKVADVDRSLGSEDVAVDGFQEAIECLESLKLDSNEAGLEQRRCSVLDFLHGQLADKHTPVSDSSV
- the LOC105057260 gene encoding protein NCA1 isoform X1, which encodes MEKMKIEFRSINCESLSNMSSICPFAKAASADGGCPMKHEENHSQQQAKCDDNVDRKSHGSASIDGGCPVKYEGDHNKHQAECDDKADTKTNDSAVVSPKCPFGYDSHTFKLGPLSCMICQALLYQSSKCLPCAHKFCKACISRFKDCPLCGADIEKIEADTDLQVTVDRFINGHARIKRVNADGQEVDGQKNVIYGDVSMERGAFLLQQAMRALRAQNMESAKSRLSLCAADIREQLQTSDNTSELCSQLGAVLGMLGDCCRAMGDTGSAVTCYEESVEFLSKLPAEDLELIHTLSVSLNKIGDLRYYDGDLKSAKAYYKQSLDVRRNAVKEHPNVSSQVVDLAVSLAKVADVDRSLGSEDVAVDGFQEAIECLESLKLDSNEAGLEQRRCSVLDFLHGQLADKHTPVSDSSV
- the LOC105057260 gene encoding protein NCA1 isoform X2, with the translated sequence MLIGESLSNMSSICPFAKAASADGGCPMKHEENHSQQQAKCDDNVDRKSHGSASIDGGCPVKYEGDHNKHQAECDDKADTKTNDSAVVSPKCPFGYDSHTFKLGPLSCMICQALLYQSSKCLPCAHKFCKACISRFKDCPLCGADIEKIEADTDLQVTVDRFINGHARIKRVNADGQEVDGQKNVIYGDVSMERGAFLLQQAMRALRAQNMESAKSRLSLCAADIREQLQTSDNTSELCSQLGAVLGMLGDCCRAMGDTGSAVTCYEESVEFLSKLPAEDLELIHTLSVSLNKIGDLRYYDGDLKSAKAYYKQSLDVRRNAVKEHPNVSSQVVDLAVSLAKVADVDRSLGSEDVAVDGFQEAIECLESLKLDSNEAGLEQRRCSVLDFLHGQLADKHTPVSDSSV